TTGCCGGGAAGGTTGTcttctccgacgtccgcgcgCTCAAAACCTCCGATCCGATCCGCTGTATAAAAGGCCTGAGATCGCCAAATCCATATACACAATCTTGCACTGCTTCAGTATCAACATGCCACCAAAGGTTAGTTCTAAAGGAGCTAAGAAAGCCGGAAAGGCAAAGGCCGCACGTGTCGGCGACAAGAaaaagaagaggaggaggaaggaAAGTTACAGCATCTACATCTACAAGGTGTTGAAACAGGTGCACCCTGACACTGGTATCAGCAGCAAAGCTATGTCCATCATGAACAGCTTTGTCAACGATATCTTCGAGAGAATCGCCGCCGAGGCATCCCGTCTCGCTCATTACAACAAGCGATCCACTATCACCTCTCGGGAGATCCAAACCGCTGTCCGTCTTCTCCTCCCCGGTGAACTGGCCAAGCACGCCGTCTCTGAGGGTACTAAGGCCGTCACCAAGTACACCAGCTCCAAGTAGACAGTTCACCTACGGGCTTCTGCTTACCAcccaacggtccttttcaggaccaccaacTCTCACAAAAGAACACTTGAAAACAAGTAATTAGACTCAgagaaacacaacaaaacataacgtGTAGAAACTAAACACAAATAGGAGAGAACACTCACGAGTATTAATGTAAGCCCTATGTATTCTTCATACATAACGTTATAATTAtccatgtttctttttctttaaaaaacaaaacaaacaaaaaacaaacaaacaaacggttTAAATTTGTAACCTATACCTGATTACAATACACAATCAACGCATCTAATCTACTCACTTACTAACTGGCTGTTATTGTTTTCTGGTTCCACATATCATCGTTTCACTCATGCTCTTCACTGGTGTGAATCGGTTAACATTTTACTGTGCATTTGAATTTATTCGATTGCAtcacgtgcgtgcgtgcgtgcgtgcgttcgtgtgtgaatgtatttagaatgcaaatgaaataatgacaatgtgtttttcataaaatcaagttatcaagcattcttttgtgttatttggtggtcctgaaaaggaccgttgagAGTGTTGGTAAA
This is a stretch of genomic DNA from Haliotis asinina isolate JCU_RB_2024 unplaced genomic scaffold, JCU_Hal_asi_v2 scaffold_27, whole genome shotgun sequence. It encodes these proteins:
- the LOC137270039 gene encoding histone H2B, gonadal translates to MPPKVSSKGAKKAGKAKAARVGDKKKKRRRKESYSIYIYKVLKQVHPDTGISSKAMSIMNSFVNDIFERIAAEASRLAHYNKRSTITSREIQTAVRLLLPGELAKHAVSEGTKAVTKYTSSK